Proteins from a single region of Macrobrachium nipponense isolate FS-2020 chromosome 11, ASM1510439v2, whole genome shotgun sequence:
- the LOC135208740 gene encoding uncharacterized protein LOC135208740: MKEGKAKRMQGAKDMKEKSNSNAKVPKDMKDNCQGCKGYEKKETKQRECKVLARIYGKKNKPHHQMKVPKDMKEKAKRMPKGAKDMKEKRQTRECQSCKRYERESKERMQRCRKYENRKKQRRECKRCKDMNKKKAKENDSKVPTGYEREKAKRECNKGAKGYERKKSKKKENAKVAKI, translated from the coding sequence ATGAAAGAGGGAAAAGCAAAGAGAATGCAAGGTGCaaaggatatgaaagagaaaagcaaTAGCAATGCAAAGGTGCCCAAAGATATGAAAGACAATTGCCAAGGTTGCAAGGgatatgaaaagaaagaaacaaagcaaAGAGAATGCAAAGTTTTGGCAAGGATTTATGGAAAGAAGAACAAGCCACATCACCAAATGAAGGTGCCaaaggatatgaaagagaaagcaaagagaatgccaaaaggtgcaaaggatatgaaagagaaaaggcAAACGAGAGAATGCCAAAGTTGCAAAAGATATGAAAGAGAAAGCAAGGAAAGAATGCAAAGGTGCAGGaaatatgaaaataggaaaaagcaAAGAAGAGAATGCAAACGGTGCAAGGATATGAATAAGAagaaagcaaaagagaatgattcaAAGGTGCCAAcaggatatgaaagagaaaaagcaaagagAGAATGCAACAAAGGTGCCAAAggatatgaaagaaagaaaagcaaaaagaaagagaATGCAAAGGTTGCAAAGATATGA